From the genome of Nasonia vitripennis strain AsymCx chromosome 1, Nvit_psr_1.1, whole genome shotgun sequence, one region includes:
- the LOC100680237 gene encoding facilitated trehalose transporter Tret1-2 homolog yields MKAQVDYSLLRQVLIGVVCNLLIIDSGFHEGWSTPMIPKLEHDDPVRVSSEQGTWIINLMYVGVGIGSLIPLMLMDRVGRKWTMLIAAIPKISSWITFACAQDYLAFYVGRFLAGVGTGVTYCVTPMYLGEISTKQTRGPLSASLAVWINIGMLLIYAIGLWTSRLTMSLMAVTVPLMFLMSFMWLPKSAVFLAKKNRLGKAECVLKWSLGREDVEEELEEIKRIVSSEETGKISFWRSLTEAVVRVESRKAFGITGILLGAMIFSGAAPILAYQSYTFEEAGFGVSTDVCVLGSGMAIVVAGLACVILVKRTGKRMLLLIAAPVTVVSLSVVAGFFTLKTWGVDVSSINWVPTVFIITYALAYGVALNPLPLSYISEVFPMDVKVPAALYCSVFYAMGSLLVVKIYEVLKQSYGLYVPFWCFAAVTSFLWLLIYLFVPETEGKSLEEIQMELRGKSTQSTISESKHRY; encoded by the exons ATGAAGGCCCAAGTGGATTACTCGCTCCTACGTCAGGTGCTGATCGGCGTCGTTT GTAATCTGCTGATCATCGACAGTGGCTTTCACGAGGGCTGGAGCACGCCGATGATCCCAAAGCTAGAACACGATGACCCCGTACGGGTGAGTTCCGAGCAGGGCACCTGGATCATCAACCTGATGTACGTGGGCGTGGGCATCGGCTCGCTCATACCGCTCATGCTGATGGACCGAGTGGGACGAAAGTGGACGATGCTGATCGCCGCGATACCCAAGATCAGCAGCTGGATCACATTTGCCTGTGCCCAGGACTACCTCGCCTTCTACGTGGGTCGTTTTCTCGCAGGTGTTGGTACCGGGGTTACCTACTGCGTTACCCCGATGTACCTCGGGGAGATCAGCACCAAACAGACGCGGGGTCCACTCAGTGCTTCCCTGGCAGTTTGGATCAACATCGGTATGCTGCTGATCTACGCAATCGGACTCTGGACGTCTCGACTGACCATGTCTCTTATGGCTGTGACGGTCCCGCTGATGTTCCTGATGAGCTTCATGTGGTTGCCCAAGAGCGCAGTCTTCCTTGCCAAGAAGAACCGGCTGGGCAAAGCCGAATGCGTGCTCAAATGGTCCCTGGGCCGAGAGGACGTGGAGGAAGAGCTCGAGGAGATCAAGCGCATAGTGTCCAGCGAGGAAACCGGCAAGATCAGCTTCTGGCGATCGCTGACGGAGGCAGTGGTCAGAGTGGAGAGCCGCAAGGCCTTCGGCATCACTGGCATCCTGTTGGGTGCCATGATCTTCTCTGGAGCGGCTCCCATCCTGGCCTACCAGTCCTACACTTTCGAGGAGGCAGGTTTCGGCGTGTCGACAGACGTCTGCGTTCTGGGCTCTGGGATGGCAATCGTCGTCGCGGGACTGGCTTGCGTCATTCTGGTCAAGCGAACCGGTAAGaggatgctgctgctgatcgCCGCACCGGTTACCGTGGTCAGTCTGTCGGTCGTGGCCGGCTTCTTCACCCTCAAAACCTGGGGAGTTGACGTATCGAGCATCAACTGGGTACCCACGGTCTTCATCATAACTTACGCTTTGGCCTACGGGGTGGCGCTGAATCCTCTGCCGCTGAGCTACATCAGCGAGGTCTTCCCGATGGACGTGAAGGTCCCGGCCGCCCTGTACTGCTCGGTGTTTTACGCCATGGGTAGCTTGCTCGTCGTCAAGATTTACGAG GTCCTGAAGCAGTCTTACGGCTTGTACGTGCCTTTCTGGTGCTTCGCCGCCGTAACTTCCTTCCTCTGGCTCTTAATCTACTTGTTTGTCCCGGAGACCGAGGGCAAGAGCTTGGAAGAGATTCAAATGGAGCTGCGCGGAAAGAGTACGCAGTCGACGATAAGTGAATCGAAGCATCGCTATTAG